In Drosophila biarmipes strain raj3 unplaced genomic scaffold, RU_DBia_V1.1 ptg000008l, whole genome shotgun sequence, one DNA window encodes the following:
- the LOC127011749 gene encoding uncharacterized protein LOC127011749, translated as MFIITDISIFLCPSIALSSSANRPPIEAPPSLLSGDFANCLCPCTGRQKFSFFLPLSPAFPLVLATTLPLLTTSALSDSSSCASWFGPRSGPRSRLLVWA; from the exons atgttcatcatcaccgatatttccattttcttgtgcccatcgatcgcactatcgtccagtgccaaccgaccgcctatcgaggcgcccccttccctgttgagtggtgattttgcaaattgtttatgcccgtgcaccggtcggcagaagtttagtttttttctacccctcagcccggcgtttccacttgtccttgccactac gttgcctttgttgaccacgagtgccctttcagactccagcagctgtgcttcctggtttggaccccgatccgggccgcgatcccgtctcctcgtctgggcatga